A genomic region of Gossypium hirsutum isolate 1008001.06 chromosome D01, Gossypium_hirsutum_v2.1, whole genome shotgun sequence contains the following coding sequences:
- the LOC107939200 gene encoding homogentisate 1,2-dioxygenase isoform X2 → MEKPATEVIKGDGWGRFPDDLEYHSGFGNHFESEVIAGSLPRGQNSPLICPFGLYAEQISGTSFTSPRKLSQRSWFYRIKPSVTHEPFWPREPSHKKLVSEFDGSNTVANPTQLRWKPVDIPDSPTDFIDGLYTICGAGSSFLRHGFAIHMYIANKSMDNCAFCNADGDFLVVPQQGRLWITTECGRLQVSPGEIVVLPQGFRFVVDLPDGPSRGYVAEVFGANGLAASRDFLAPTAWFEDCPRPGFTIIQKFGGELFNARQDFSPFNVVAWHGNYVPYKYDLSKFCPYNTVLIDHGDPSINTVLTAPTDKPGVALLDFVIFPPRWLVAEHTFRPPYYHRNCMSEFMGLIYGGYEAKADGFLPGGASLHSCMTPHGPDTKTYEATVARGNEAGPHKITDTMAFMFESCLMPRTCPWALDSHFRDLDYYQCWIGLKSHFSHDKTDVKSNDLQNGNKSG, encoded by the exons ATGGAGAAACCGGCGACGGAAGTTATAAAAGGTGACGGTTGGGGGCGTTTTCCCGATGATTTGGAGTATCATTCAGGATTTGGCAATCATTTTGAATCGGAAGTGATCGCCGGATCTCTGCCACGTGGCCAAAATAGTCCTCTTATTTGCCCATTTGGACTCTATGCTGAGCAGATCTCCGGCACTTCCTTTACTTCTCCTCGGAAGCTTAGTCAACGCag CTGGTTCTATAGAATCAAACCATCGGTTACTCACGAGCCGTTTTGGCCTCGTGAACCGAGTCATAAAAAGCTTGTGAGTGAATTTGATGGGTCCAACACGGTAGCAAACCCGACTCAGCTCCGGTGGAAGCCTGTGGATATTCCTGATTCGCCGACGGATTTTATTGATGGTTTATACACTATATGTGGAGCTGGCAGCTCATTCCTTCGCCATGGATTTGCTATTCACAT GTATATTGCCAACAAATCAATGGACAATTGTGCCTTCTGCAATGCAGATGGTGATTTTTTGGTAGTTCCCCAGCAAGGAA GGCTATGGATCACTACTGAATGCGGAAGATTGCAGGTGTCTCCTGGTGAAATTGTTGTCTTACCCCAAGGCTTCCGCTTTGTTGTAGATTTGCCTGATGGCCCATCACGTGGTTATGTTGCTGAAGTTTTTG GTGCTAATGGTCTTGCTGCTTCAAGGGACTTCCTTGCTCCCACAGCCTGGTTTGAGGATTGCCCCCGACCAGGGTTTACTATTATACAAAAGTTTGGAGGAGAACTTTTCAATGCAAGACAAGATTTTTCTCCTTTCAATGTGGTTGCCTGGCATGGTAATTATGTCCCATATAAG TATGATCTTAGCAAGTTCTGCCCTTACAATACTGTTTTAATCGATCATGGTGATCCATCAATAAATACAG TTCTGACGGCACCAACTGATAAACCGGGTGTGGCATTGCTTGATTTTGTCATTTTCCCTCCCCGATGGTTGGTTGCTGAACATACATTCAGACCTCCATATTACCATCGCAATTGCATGAGTGAATTTATGGGCCTAATATATGGTGGATATGAG GCAAAAGCTGATGGTTTTCTGCCTGGTGGTGCTAGCCTTCACAGCTGCATGACTCCTCATGGTCCTGACACCAAGACATATGAG GCCACTGTTGCACGTGGAAATGAGGCCGGACCTCACAAGATCACTGATACAATGGCCTTTATGTTTGAATCATGTTTAATGCCTAGAACCTGTCCATGGGCTCTTGACTCCCACTTCAGGGATCTCGATTATTACCAGTGTTGGATAGGGCTGAAATCCCATTTTTCTCACGACAAAACGGATGTTAAAAGCAATGATTTGCAGAATGGAAATAAGAGTGGGTGA
- the LOC107939200 gene encoding homogentisate 1,2-dioxygenase isoform X1: MEKPATEVIKGDGWGRFPDDLEYHSGFGNHFESEVIAGSLPRGQNSPLICPFGLYAEQISGTSFTSPRKLSQRSWFYRIKPSVTHEPFWPREPSHKKLVSEFDGSNTVANPTQLRWKPVDIPDSPTDFIDGLYTICGAGSSFLRHGFAIHMYIANKSMDNCAFCNADGDFLVVPQQGRLWITTECGRLQVSPGEIVVLPQGFRFVVDLPDGPSRGYVAEVFGTHFQLPDLGPIGANGLAASRDFLAPTAWFEDCPRPGFTIIQKFGGELFNARQDFSPFNVVAWHGNYVPYKYDLSKFCPYNTVLIDHGDPSINTVLTAPTDKPGVALLDFVIFPPRWLVAEHTFRPPYYHRNCMSEFMGLIYGGYEAKADGFLPGGASLHSCMTPHGPDTKTYEATVARGNEAGPHKITDTMAFMFESCLMPRTCPWALDSHFRDLDYYQCWIGLKSHFSHDKTDVKSNDLQNGNKSG; this comes from the exons ATGGAGAAACCGGCGACGGAAGTTATAAAAGGTGACGGTTGGGGGCGTTTTCCCGATGATTTGGAGTATCATTCAGGATTTGGCAATCATTTTGAATCGGAAGTGATCGCCGGATCTCTGCCACGTGGCCAAAATAGTCCTCTTATTTGCCCATTTGGACTCTATGCTGAGCAGATCTCCGGCACTTCCTTTACTTCTCCTCGGAAGCTTAGTCAACGCag CTGGTTCTATAGAATCAAACCATCGGTTACTCACGAGCCGTTTTGGCCTCGTGAACCGAGTCATAAAAAGCTTGTGAGTGAATTTGATGGGTCCAACACGGTAGCAAACCCGACTCAGCTCCGGTGGAAGCCTGTGGATATTCCTGATTCGCCGACGGATTTTATTGATGGTTTATACACTATATGTGGAGCTGGCAGCTCATTCCTTCGCCATGGATTTGCTATTCACAT GTATATTGCCAACAAATCAATGGACAATTGTGCCTTCTGCAATGCAGATGGTGATTTTTTGGTAGTTCCCCAGCAAGGAA GGCTATGGATCACTACTGAATGCGGAAGATTGCAGGTGTCTCCTGGTGAAATTGTTGTCTTACCCCAAGGCTTCCGCTTTGTTGTAGATTTGCCTGATGGCCCATCACGTGGTTATGTTGCTGAAGTTTTTGGTACCCATTTTCAACTTCCTGATCTTGGTCCTATAG GTGCTAATGGTCTTGCTGCTTCAAGGGACTTCCTTGCTCCCACAGCCTGGTTTGAGGATTGCCCCCGACCAGGGTTTACTATTATACAAAAGTTTGGAGGAGAACTTTTCAATGCAAGACAAGATTTTTCTCCTTTCAATGTGGTTGCCTGGCATGGTAATTATGTCCCATATAAG TATGATCTTAGCAAGTTCTGCCCTTACAATACTGTTTTAATCGATCATGGTGATCCATCAATAAATACAG TTCTGACGGCACCAACTGATAAACCGGGTGTGGCATTGCTTGATTTTGTCATTTTCCCTCCCCGATGGTTGGTTGCTGAACATACATTCAGACCTCCATATTACCATCGCAATTGCATGAGTGAATTTATGGGCCTAATATATGGTGGATATGAG GCAAAAGCTGATGGTTTTCTGCCTGGTGGTGCTAGCCTTCACAGCTGCATGACTCCTCATGGTCCTGACACCAAGACATATGAG GCCACTGTTGCACGTGGAAATGAGGCCGGACCTCACAAGATCACTGATACAATGGCCTTTATGTTTGAATCATGTTTAATGCCTAGAACCTGTCCATGGGCTCTTGACTCCCACTTCAGGGATCTCGATTATTACCAGTGTTGGATAGGGCTGAAATCCCATTTTTCTCACGACAAAACGGATGTTAAAAGCAATGATTTGCAGAATGGAAATAAGAGTGGGTGA
- the LOC107939203 gene encoding ras-related protein Rab11B translates to MAAYRADDDYDYLFKLVLIGDSGVGKSNLLSRFTKNEFNLESKSTIGVEFATRSIRVDDKVVKAQIWDTAGQERYRAITSAYYRGAVGALLVYDVTRHITFENVERWLKELRDHTDSNIVIMLVGNKADLRHLRAVSTEEAKAFAEREKTYFMETSALESLNVENAFTEVLTRIYHVVSRKALEVGDDPAALPKGQTINVGKDDVSALKKIGCCSA, encoded by the exons ATGGCGGCGTATAGAGCAGATGACGACTACGACTATTTGTTCAAGCTAGTATTGATCGGAGATTCGGGGGTTGGGAAATCGAACTTGTTGTCGAGATTCACGAAAAACGAGTTTAATCTGGAGTCAAAATCCACAATCGGAGTAGAATTTGCTACCCGAAGTATTCGGGTCGATGATAAGGTCGTTAAGGCCCAGATTTGGGACACCGCTGGACAAGAAAG ATACCGGGCGATTACAAGTGCGTACTACCGAGGAGCTGTTGGTGCATTGCTTGTCTATGATGTCACTCGACACATCACATTTGAGAATGTCGAGAGATGGTTGAAGGAACTACGGGATCACACGGACTCCAATATCGTGATTATGCTCGTTGGTAACAAGGCAGACCTACGACACTTGCGTGCCGTTTCCACCGAGGAAGCTAAGGCCTTCGCCGAGAGAGAGAAAACGTACTTTATGGAGACATCTGCCCTCGAGTCCCTGAATGTAGAGAATGCATTCACTGAAGTACTAACTCGAATATACCATGTGGTAAGTCGAAAAGCACTCGAAGTAGGGGATGATCCCGCAGCATTGCCAAAGGGACAAACCATCAATGTCGGCAAGGACGATGTTTCAGCCCTCAAGAAAATCGGCTGCTGTTCTGCTTAA